A genomic window from Lycium barbarum isolate Lr01 chromosome 4, ASM1917538v2, whole genome shotgun sequence includes:
- the LOC132634905 gene encoding uncharacterized protein LOC132634905 produces the protein MESNQTLVSEKETNHLNSEEEEEQRGESETSVNGKEILKAIEIIERDSMAIANSYTCLFASLRSTLSQVTSTSVDHMNCFGDAAGRVQECALDAATKGNRYINSCLRLNEEMKGIDNLATQLKIIRRNVDALDSAVNRLVRFP, from the exons ATGGAATCAAACCAAACCCTAGTTTCAGAGAAGGAGACGAATCACCTGAattctgaagaagaagaagaacaaagagGGGAGTCTGAAACATCAGTAAATGGGAAAGAAATACTGAAAGCAATAGAAATTATAGAGAGAGATTCAATGGCCATCGCAAATAGCTACACTTGTCTTTTCGCTTCTCTACGCTCTACTCTATCTCAG GTTACTAGTACTTCTGTTGATCACATGAACTGCTTTGGTGACGCAGCAGGACGAGTTCAAGAATGCG CACTTGATGCAGCAACGAAAGGAAACCGTTATATAAACTCCTGCCTAAG attgaatgaggaaatgaaagGAATTGATAATCTGGCGACACAGCT GAAAATCATCCGGAGAAACGTAGATGCATTGGACTCGGCAGTAAATAGGCTAGTTCGTTTCCCATGA
- the LOC132634906 gene encoding transcription factor EGL1: MAIGHQDQDGIPDNLRKQLAIAVKGIQWSYAIFWSTPVTQPGVLEWSDGYYNGDIKTRKTVQAGEVNEDQLGLQRTEQLKELYSSLLTGESEEDLQPQAKRPSAALSPEDLTDTEWYFLVCMSFVFNVGQGLPGKALATNQTIWLCNAHQAESRVFSRSLLAKSASIQTVVCFPYLGGVIELGVTELVLEDPDLIQQIKNSFLEVDHSIISKGPNNAKNDTDVVSQKLDHNVLESDAYPVEINNSSPDDSSNGFVANQETEDSLMVVGVIGETSQAQSWKFMDDNMSNGATNSLNSSDCISQNNANCEKLSPLWSGEKATKPYTLDRQEHDQRKLHLLDHQGDDAQYQAVLSTLLKSSDQLTLGPHFRNINKKSSFAGWKTDIQTPRLGTAQKLLKKVLLEVPRMHGGVIHKFSRENRKKNSLWRPEVDDIDTSRVISERRRREKINERFMHLASMLPTGGKVDKISLLDETIEYMKELERRVQELEARSARRSNDTAEQTSDNCGTSKFNDIKGSLPNKRKACDMDEVEPESCNGLLKGSSANSIVVNMIDKEVSIKMSCLWSEGLLLKIMEALTGLQMDCHTVQSSNIDGVLSIAIESKSTGSKTVAVGTIREALQRVVWKS; the protein is encoded by the exons ATGGCTATAGGACACCAAGATCAAGATGGAATACCAGATAACTTGAGAAAGCAACTTGCAATTGCTGTTAAAGGCATACAATGGAGCTATGCAATCTTCTGGTCAACTCCAGTTACACAACCAGG GGTGTTGGAATGGAGTGACGGGTACTATAATGGGGATATCAAGACCAGGAAGACTGTTCAGGCGGGGGAAGTTAATGAAGACCAGCTGGGGTTGCAGAGAACTGAGCAATTGAAAGAACTTTATAGTTCCCTCTTAACAGGTGAAAGTGAAGAAGATCTACAACCACAGGCCAAAAGGCCGTCGGCTGCATTATCTCCAGAAGATCTCACTGATACCGAGTGGTATTTCTTAGTATGCATGTCGTTCGTCTTCAATGTTGGCCAAGG GTTGCCAGGGAAGGCCTTAGCAACAAATCAAACAATCTGGCTATGCAATGCTCACCAAGCCGAGAGTAGAGTATTTTCTCGCTCTCTGCTAGCAAAG AGTGCATCTATCCAG ACTGTTGTATGCTTTCCATATTTAGGAGGCGTAATTGAGCTGGGAGTCACCGAGCTT GTCTTAGAAGATCCCGACCTCATTCAGCAAATAAAAAATTCCTTTCTAGAAGTTGATCACTCCATTATTTCAAAGGGGCCTAACAATGCAAAAAATGACACAGATGTAGTTAGCCAAAAGCTCGATCATAATGTACTTGAAAGTGATGCTTATCCAGTCGAAATAAACAACAGTTCACCTGATGATAGTTCAAATGGTTTTGTGGCCAATCAAGAGACTGAAGATTCATTAATGGTGGTAGGCGTTATTGGGGAAACTTCACAAGCTCAAAGCTGGAAGTTCATGGATGATAACATGAGTAATGGTGCAACTAATTCTTTGAATTCCAGTGACTGCATCTCTCAAAATAATGCAAATTGTGAAAAGCTGTCCCCTCTTTGGAGTGGAGAGAAGGCAACTAAGCCTTACACACTAGACCGTCAAGAGCACGATCAGAGGAAACTGCATCTTTTAGATCACCAAGGAGACGATGCTCAATATCAAGCTGTCCTTTCCACCCTCCTAAAGAGCTCTGACCAATTAACTTTGGGACcacattttagaaatattaaCAAAAAATCAAGCTTTGCTGGTTGGAAGACCGATATTCAGACGCCAAGATTGGGAACTGCACAAAAATTATTGAAGAAAGTACTTTTAGAAGTTCCTAGAATGCATGGTGGTGTTATACATAAATTCAGCAGAGAAAATCGTAAAAAGAACAGCCTTTGGAGACCAGAAGTTGATGATATTGATACAAGCCGTGTTATTTCTGAGAGAAGACGAAGAGAAAAGATAAATGAGAGATTTATGCATCTTGCATCAATGCTGCCAACTGGCGGCAAG GTTGACAAAATATCACTACTGGACGAGACAATAGAATACATGAAAGAGCTCGAAAGGAGAGTTCAAGAGCTGGAGGCTAGATCAGCAAGACGATCAAATGATACTGCTGAGCAGACATCTGATAATTGCGGCACTAGCAAATTCAATGACATCAAAGGATCACTACCAAACAAAAGGAAGGCATGTGATATGGATGAAGTGGAACCCGAAAGCTGTAATGGATTATTGAAAGGTAGTTCAGCTAATAGTATTGTCGTCAATATGATCGATAAGGAAGTCTCGATCAAGATGAGTTGTCTATGGAGTGAAGGCTTGTTGCTTAAAATTATGGAGGCGCTGACCGGCCTACAAATGGATTGCCATACCGTTCAGTCTTCCAACATCGATGGGGTTCTATCCATTGCTATTGAATCCAAG TCTACGGGATCGAAAACAGTAGCAGTTGGAACAATTAGAGAAGCACTTCAGAGAGTAGTCTGGAAATCTTGA
- the LOC132634907 gene encoding uncharacterized protein LOC132634907: protein MEPQTHTKNPNLVLILDYGSQYTHLITRRIRSLSVFSLCINGTSSLNAIKELNPRVIILSGGPHSVHADGAPCFPSGFIEYVEKEKIVVLGICYGLQLLVQKLGGVVNIGDKHEYGRMEIEVNNNKGLFGNKEVGDKQVVWMSHGDEAVKLPQGFEVVARSNQGAVAAIENRERRFYGLQYHPEVTHSIEGMETLRHFLFDICGVTAGWNMEDVLEDEIKVIKAMVGPEDHVICALSGGVDSTVAATVVHKAIGDRLHCVFVDNGLLRYKEQERVMATFESDLHLPVTCIDATEEFLSKLKGVTEPEMKRKIIGKEFINIFDIFARDLEKKVGKRPTYLVQGTLYPDVIESCPPPGSGRTHSHTIKSHHNVGGLPKDMKLKLIEPLKLLFKDEVRALGKIMNIPVAFLRRHPFPGPGLAVRIPGDVTAGNSLDILRQVDEIFIQSIKDAGIYDEIWQAFAVFLPVKTVGVQGDQRTHSHAVALRAVTSQDGMTADWYYFDFKFLDDVSRKICNSVRGVNRVLLDITSKPPSTIEWE from the exons ATGGAACCTCAAACACATACCAAGAACCCTAACCTCGTACTAATCCTAGATTATGGTTCTCAATACACCCACCTTATAACTCGTCGAATCCGAAGTTTATCTGTATTCTCTCTGTGTATCAATGGCACGTCTTCTTTAAACGCCATTAAAGAACTGAACCCACGTGTCATTATCCTATCAGGTGGACCCCACAGTGTGCATGCTGACGGGGCACCATGTTTCCCATCTGGTTTTATTGAGTATGTTGAGAAAGAAAAGATAGTTGTTCTTGGTATTTGTTATGGGTTGCAATTGCTTGTTCAGAAACTTGGTGGGGTTGTTAACATTGGTGACAAACATGAGTATGGGAGAATGGAAATTGAGGTGAATAATAATAAGGGGTTGTTTGGGAATAAGGAGGTTGGTGATAAACAGGTTGTTTGGATGAGTCATGGTGATGAGGCTGTGAAATTGCCCCAAGGTTTTGAGGTTGTTGCGAGGAGTAATCAGGGTGCTGTTGCTGCTATTGAGAATCGCGAAAGGCGGTTTTATGGGCTGCAGTATCATCCTGAG GTGACGCACTCGATTGAAGGGATGGAAACATTACGACACTTCCTATTTGATATTTGTGGGGTTACAGCAGGCTGGAACATGGAAGATGTTCTGGAGGATGAAATAAAAGTTATTAAAGCCATGGTAGGACCTGAAGATCATGTCATTTGTGCTTTATCTGGCGGTGTTGATTCCACTGTTGCAGCTACTGTGGTACACAAGGCTATTGGAGACAGGCTTCACTGTGTTTTTGTTGATAATGGTCTATTAAG GTATAAGGAGCAAGAAAGGGTGATGGCAACCTTTGAGAGTGACCTCCATTTGCCTGTTACCTGTATTGATGCTACAGAAGAATTTCTCAGCAAACTAAAAGGTGTAACAGAACCtgaaatgaaaaggaaaataattgGGAAGGAGTTCATCAACATATTTGATATTTTTGCCCGTGATTTGGAGAAAAAAGTGGGAAAGAGACCTACTTACCTAGTCCAAGGAACCTTGTATCCTGACGTAATAGAGTCTTGTCCCCCACCTGGAAGTGGAAGAACACATTCTCATACGATCAAGAGCCATCATAACGTTGGCGGGCTCCCAAAGGACATGAAGCTGAAGCTCATCGAGCCACTGAAACTTTTATTCAAGGATGAG GTTCGTGCATTGGGAAAGATTATGAATATACCTGTGGCTTTTCTTAGGCGCCACCCGTTTCCTGGGCCGGGACTCGCTGTCCGAATTCCAGGAGATGTCACAGCTGGGAATTCCTTGGATATTCTTCGTCAG GTTGATGAGATCTTCATTCAATCAATCAAAGATgctggaatctatgatgaaatttGGCAAGCTTTTGCTGTCTTCTTACCAGTGAAAACCGTTGGAGTACAAGGAGACCAAAGAACACATTCCCATGCTGTTGCACTTAGAGCAGTCACAAGTCAAGATGGAATGACCGCAGACTG GTACTACTTTGATTTCAAGTTCCTCGACGACGTATCAAGAAAGATTTGCAACAGTGTTCGTGGTGTAAATCGAGTTCTTCTGGATATTACATCAAAGCCTCCATCAACAATCGAGTGGGAATGA
- the LOC132634908 gene encoding uncharacterized protein LOC132634908 isoform X1, which translates to MDKKRSSRNPQQIEKSQLNCMWGLISSLYFGQNQRKQKLLSNGKAATKNFTGKKPRKLDALTCFNDQLYGFEDGGEVEALGVRMRGEMQKNTQIIARNEQHKEVDYGLFDHMISKYKPSSKKTCKNQSPLYDWKDTETGHFQQASGSAELSINKLKLASVLEAICSQIHQENGDSQRSIIKNDQFDEMSLQVLQTSAKAFIDQLFIDRKYISKRGMSYEPGQFSNALEMLNSNGDLFLKLLQDPNSLLAKQIRNMLNVQMARDSIKCFMSDKLSDGQSSESDIKHHRSASKESSSSRSSNKIVVLKPIPKTVQCSENISCHCSSMQYLHSTSSKGENVKRKNFYLKDIKRKLKYAMGQKWKEKHLLSVGSTLHKLHSISNKQNLEVDNEGNSSCLTIAGSINSFTGSNTTNEAENKQESFMTERVHKKVDVSALRYTKKRELDICMEAKKHLSQRLNFINTTGEAVMSEQPSRTLERILSSPEYDLKFNYSSKQDSKINPAEMRHNTSIAELPREPAFTSYQSSQRHKDCLHLNSSMAASPSEVWSPGSSTDVSSSSPYSLYKLRGDHQSPVSVLEPVFTDDLRSPSGNLPSDTALPPRRINFDGCLNKESPENPILNRGEPDALCIYIQSSLHILHLNWEELWLNRHLSEQMLDATLSDELETLALHCHSEPKLLMNYTNEVLLEAYDSHFRFLPWLSFVQPKICSFPLEKHLVEKVMKEVRQHLIPLMEELTLIEHVENDLAKSGSWLDIRNDAEDVLSQITDDVLEESILDVVLQLHTSFLCS; encoded by the exons ATGGACAAGAAGAGATCATCAAGAAATCCACAACAGATAGAGAAGAGTCAGCTTAATTGTATGTGGGGATTGATAAGCAGCCTTTATTTTGGTCAAAATCAAAGAAAACAGAAGCTACTTTCAAATGGGAAAGCTGCAACTAAGAATTTTACAG GCAAAAAACCAAGAAAGCTTGATGCTTTAACTTGTTTCAATGACCAATTATATGGGTTTGAG GATGGAGGTGAAGTTGAAGCTTTAGGAGTTCGTATGCGTGGTGAAATGCAAAAGAACACTCAAATAATAGCTAGAAATGAGCAACATAAAGAAGTAGATTATGGACTATTTGATCATATGATAAGTAAATACAAGCCATCATCAAAGAAGACCTGTAAGAATCAGTCACCTTTATACGATTGGAAGGATACTGAGACCGGGCATTTTCAGCAGGCTTCAGGTTCAGCAGAATTGTCAATCAATAAGTTAAAACTGGCATCCGTATTAGAAGCTATTTGCAGTCAGATTCATCAGGAAAATGGAGATTCACAGAGGAGTATCATTAAGAATGATCAGTTTGACGAGATGAGTTTACAAGTACTTCAGACGAGTGCCAAAGCATTTATCGATCAGTTGTTCATAGACAGGAAGTATATCAGCAAACGTGGCATGAGCTATGAGCCTGGACAGTTCTCTAATGCATTAGAGATGTTAAATTCAAATGGAGATTTGTTTTTGAAACTCCTACAAGATCCGAATTCACTATTAGCAAAGCAAATCCGAAACATGCTAAACGTGCAAATGGCAAGAGATTCAATCAAGTGCTTCATGAGTGACAAACTCTCAGATGGTCAGAGTAGTGAAAGTGACATCAAGCATCATCGATCTGCATCTAAAGAAAGTTCCAGCTCCCGGTCTTCAAATAAAATAGTTGTTTTGAAGCCAATTCCTAAAACTGTTCAATGTTCTGAAAATATTTCCTGTCATTGTTCGTCTATGCAGTATCTTCATAGCACAAGTAGTAAAGGGGAAAATGTCAAGCGCAAGAACTTTTATCTCAAAGATATTAAGAGGAAACTGAAATATGCAATGGGACAAAAATGGAAAGAGAAGCATTTGCTTTCAGTAGGAAGCACTTTACATAAGCTTCATAGCATTAGCAACAAGCAGAACTTGGAAGTTGATAATGAAGGGAACAGTTCATGTCTTACTATTGCAGGGTCCATTAACTCTTTCACTGGGTCCAACACCACGAATGAGGCAGAGAACAAACAAGAATCCTTTATGACTGAAAGAGTGCATAAGAAGGTGGATGTGTCAGCCTTAAGATACACCAAGAAACGGGAATTGGACATCTGTATGGAGGCAAAGAAACATCTTTCTCAAAGATTAAATTTTATCAATACTACAGGTGAAGCTGTGATGAGCGAACAACCCTCAAGAACATTGGAAAGGATTCTTTCCTCGCCCGAGTATGATCTAAAGTTCAACTATAGTTCAAAACAGGATAGCAAAATTAATCCGGCAGAAATGAGGCACA ATACAAGTATAGCGGAATTGCCTCGTGAACCAGCCTTTACTAGTTATCAAAGTTCTCAAAGACACAAGGATTGCCTGCATCTTAATAGCTCAATGGCG GCTTCACCTTCAGAAGTTTGGTCTCCTGGTTCGTCAACAGATGTTTCATCGTCGAGTCCATACAGCCTTTATAAATTAAGAGGAGATCACCAAAGTCCAGTGTCAGTCCTAGAACCGGTTTTCACTGATGATCTAAGAAGCCCTTCTGGAAATCTACCAT CTGACACTGCATTACCACCACGTCGTATCAACTTTGATGGATGTTTGAACAAGGAATCACCTGAAAATCCCATACTGAATCGCGGAGAACCTGATGCCCTTTGTATTTATATTCAGTCAAGTTTGCATATTCTTCACTTGAATTGGGAAGAACTTTGGCTAAATAGGCATCTTTCAGAACAAATGCTTGATGCAACATTATCCGATGAACTGGAGACATTAGCACTGCATTGTCATTCTGAGCCTAAACTCCTGATGAACTACACAAATGAAGTTCTACTAGAAGCATATGATTCTCATTTCAGATTTCTTCCGTGGCTATCGTTCGTTCAACCCAAAATTTGTTCCTTTCCACTGGAAAAACATCTAGTGGAAAAGGTAATGAAGGAAGTGAGACAACATCTTATTCCATTGATGGAAGAACTTACACTGATTGAGCATGTTGAGAATGATTTGGCAAAATCTGGTTCATGGCTCGATATTCGAAACGACGCTGAAGATGTTTTGAGTCAAATCACAGATGATGTTCTTGAAGAATCAATTCTGGATGTCGTTCTCCAACTTCATACTTCTTTCTTGTGTAGCTAA
- the LOC132634908 gene encoding uncharacterized protein LOC132634908 isoform X2: MGKLQLRILQDGGEVEALGVRMRGEMQKNTQIIARNEQHKEVDYGLFDHMISKYKPSSKKTCKNQSPLYDWKDTETGHFQQASGSAELSINKLKLASVLEAICSQIHQENGDSQRSIIKNDQFDEMSLQVLQTSAKAFIDQLFIDRKYISKRGMSYEPGQFSNALEMLNSNGDLFLKLLQDPNSLLAKQIRNMLNVQMARDSIKCFMSDKLSDGQSSESDIKHHRSASKESSSSRSSNKIVVLKPIPKTVQCSENISCHCSSMQYLHSTSSKGENVKRKNFYLKDIKRKLKYAMGQKWKEKHLLSVGSTLHKLHSISNKQNLEVDNEGNSSCLTIAGSINSFTGSNTTNEAENKQESFMTERVHKKVDVSALRYTKKRELDICMEAKKHLSQRLNFINTTGEAVMSEQPSRTLERILSSPEYDLKFNYSSKQDSKINPAEMRHNTSIAELPREPAFTSYQSSQRHKDCLHLNSSMAASPSEVWSPGSSTDVSSSSPYSLYKLRGDHQSPVSVLEPVFTDDLRSPSGNLPSDTALPPRRINFDGCLNKESPENPILNRGEPDALCIYIQSSLHILHLNWEELWLNRHLSEQMLDATLSDELETLALHCHSEPKLLMNYTNEVLLEAYDSHFRFLPWLSFVQPKICSFPLEKHLVEKVMKEVRQHLIPLMEELTLIEHVENDLAKSGSWLDIRNDAEDVLSQITDDVLEESILDVVLQLHTSFLCS, translated from the exons ATGGGAAAGCTGCAACTAAGAATTTTACAG GATGGAGGTGAAGTTGAAGCTTTAGGAGTTCGTATGCGTGGTGAAATGCAAAAGAACACTCAAATAATAGCTAGAAATGAGCAACATAAAGAAGTAGATTATGGACTATTTGATCATATGATAAGTAAATACAAGCCATCATCAAAGAAGACCTGTAAGAATCAGTCACCTTTATACGATTGGAAGGATACTGAGACCGGGCATTTTCAGCAGGCTTCAGGTTCAGCAGAATTGTCAATCAATAAGTTAAAACTGGCATCCGTATTAGAAGCTATTTGCAGTCAGATTCATCAGGAAAATGGAGATTCACAGAGGAGTATCATTAAGAATGATCAGTTTGACGAGATGAGTTTACAAGTACTTCAGACGAGTGCCAAAGCATTTATCGATCAGTTGTTCATAGACAGGAAGTATATCAGCAAACGTGGCATGAGCTATGAGCCTGGACAGTTCTCTAATGCATTAGAGATGTTAAATTCAAATGGAGATTTGTTTTTGAAACTCCTACAAGATCCGAATTCACTATTAGCAAAGCAAATCCGAAACATGCTAAACGTGCAAATGGCAAGAGATTCAATCAAGTGCTTCATGAGTGACAAACTCTCAGATGGTCAGAGTAGTGAAAGTGACATCAAGCATCATCGATCTGCATCTAAAGAAAGTTCCAGCTCCCGGTCTTCAAATAAAATAGTTGTTTTGAAGCCAATTCCTAAAACTGTTCAATGTTCTGAAAATATTTCCTGTCATTGTTCGTCTATGCAGTATCTTCATAGCACAAGTAGTAAAGGGGAAAATGTCAAGCGCAAGAACTTTTATCTCAAAGATATTAAGAGGAAACTGAAATATGCAATGGGACAAAAATGGAAAGAGAAGCATTTGCTTTCAGTAGGAAGCACTTTACATAAGCTTCATAGCATTAGCAACAAGCAGAACTTGGAAGTTGATAATGAAGGGAACAGTTCATGTCTTACTATTGCAGGGTCCATTAACTCTTTCACTGGGTCCAACACCACGAATGAGGCAGAGAACAAACAAGAATCCTTTATGACTGAAAGAGTGCATAAGAAGGTGGATGTGTCAGCCTTAAGATACACCAAGAAACGGGAATTGGACATCTGTATGGAGGCAAAGAAACATCTTTCTCAAAGATTAAATTTTATCAATACTACAGGTGAAGCTGTGATGAGCGAACAACCCTCAAGAACATTGGAAAGGATTCTTTCCTCGCCCGAGTATGATCTAAAGTTCAACTATAGTTCAAAACAGGATAGCAAAATTAATCCGGCAGAAATGAGGCACA ATACAAGTATAGCGGAATTGCCTCGTGAACCAGCCTTTACTAGTTATCAAAGTTCTCAAAGACACAAGGATTGCCTGCATCTTAATAGCTCAATGGCG GCTTCACCTTCAGAAGTTTGGTCTCCTGGTTCGTCAACAGATGTTTCATCGTCGAGTCCATACAGCCTTTATAAATTAAGAGGAGATCACCAAAGTCCAGTGTCAGTCCTAGAACCGGTTTTCACTGATGATCTAAGAAGCCCTTCTGGAAATCTACCAT CTGACACTGCATTACCACCACGTCGTATCAACTTTGATGGATGTTTGAACAAGGAATCACCTGAAAATCCCATACTGAATCGCGGAGAACCTGATGCCCTTTGTATTTATATTCAGTCAAGTTTGCATATTCTTCACTTGAATTGGGAAGAACTTTGGCTAAATAGGCATCTTTCAGAACAAATGCTTGATGCAACATTATCCGATGAACTGGAGACATTAGCACTGCATTGTCATTCTGAGCCTAAACTCCTGATGAACTACACAAATGAAGTTCTACTAGAAGCATATGATTCTCATTTCAGATTTCTTCCGTGGCTATCGTTCGTTCAACCCAAAATTTGTTCCTTTCCACTGGAAAAACATCTAGTGGAAAAGGTAATGAAGGAAGTGAGACAACATCTTATTCCATTGATGGAAGAACTTACACTGATTGAGCATGTTGAGAATGATTTGGCAAAATCTGGTTCATGGCTCGATATTCGAAACGACGCTGAAGATGTTTTGAGTCAAATCACAGATGATGTTCTTGAAGAATCAATTCTGGATGTCGTTCTCCAACTTCATACTTCTTTCTTGTGTAGCTAA